Below is a window of Sinorhizobium meliloti DNA.
GCTGCGGCGGGGCATGCGGGTGCTGGAGATCGGCTGCGGGCCCGGTGCAATGGCCCGCGAGATCGCGGGCCGGATTGGCGACGGGCACGTTCTCGCCATCGACCGATCCGCCAGGGCGATCGCGCAGGCACGAGCCGCATCCCAGTCGCAAATCGAATCGGGAAGGCTGAGCTTGCGCCAGGTTGCCGCCGAGGATTTCGAGCTGGAACCGGGTGAGATGCCGTACGATATCGTAGTCGCCGTGCGCGTCGGTGCATTGGATGGACGTCATCCCGAAGTGGGGCGACGGGC
It encodes the following:
- a CDS encoding SAM-dependent methyltransferase; translated protein: MAKDLSSRLLAIVDALPLRRGMRVLEIGCGPGAMAREIAGRIGDGHVLAIDRSARAIAQARAASQSQIESGRLSLRQVAAEDFELEPGEMPYDIVVAVRVGALDGRHPEVGRRAKRRIAAALTPEGQLFIDGGDPLRKLSVND